Below is a genomic region from Methanobrevibacter sp. TMH8.
TGATATTTTTGATGGATATATTGCTCGTAAAACTAATTCCGTGACTGAATTTGGAGCTAAACTAGATACTATCGGAGATATTATTCTGCTGAGTATTGTAATAATTGCAATATTCCCTGCATTATCTTTTCCTCTTTTTATATGGATTTGGATTCTTATAATCTTTGTAATTAGAATAATATCCATGATTATAGTGTATTGTAAATATAAAACATTTGCAATGCTTCATACTACTAGTAATAAAATATCCGGATTTTTATTATTTATCTTTGTTTATTTATATC
It encodes:
- a CDS encoding CDP-alcohol phosphatidyltransferase family protein translates to MNWGNLVSSIRIILAPFILLFAPFSIEFFIIYSVCCISDIFDGYIARKTNSVTEFGAKLDTIGDIILLSIVIIAIFPALSFPLFIWIWILIIFVIRIISMIIVYCKYKTFAMLHTTSNKISGFLLFIFVYLYPFINTTILLTFICIFTTFSAIEELIIHLKSKKLDLDIKGLFF